In Labrys monachus, the genomic stretch AGGCGGGGTCTCCGCCATGCTCGCCGCAGATGCCGAGCTTGAGGCCGGGCCTCTGCCGGCGGCCCCGCTCGGCCCCGATCTCCACCAGCGCGCCGACGCCTTCCTGGTCGATCGAGACGAAGGGGTCGACGGCGAAGATGCCCTTCTGCACATAGGTGCCGAGGAACGAGGCGGCGTCGTCGCGGCTGATGCCGATGGTGGTCTGCGTCAGGTCGTTGGTGCCGAAGGAGAAGAATTCGGCCGTCTCGGCGATCTCGCCGGCGCGAATGGCGGCGCGCGGCAGTTCGATCATGGTGCCGACCTGGTAGGCCGGCGTCTCGCCGCGTTCCTTGCCGACGGCCTGTGCCATGGCGTCGATGCGGGCCTTGACGAGGTCGAGTTCGGCCTTGGTGGCGACGAGCGGCACCATCACCTCCAGCGCCACCGGCTGCCCGGTGGAGACCGCGGCTTCGACGGCCGCCTCGAAGATGGCGCGGGCCTGCATCTCCGCGATCTCCGGGAAGGCGATGGCGAGGCGGCAGCCGCGGAAGCCCAGCATCGGGTTGAACTCGTGCAGTTCGAGGGCGCGGGCGCGCAGCTTCGCGGCCGGGGCGCCCATGGCCTTCGCCACCTCTTCGATCTCCTCGTCGGTATGCGGCAGGAATTCGTGCAGCGGCGGGTCGAGCAGGCGGATCGTCACCGGCAGGCCGTGCATGATTTCGAAGAGCTGGCGGAAATCGGCCCGCTGCATCGGCAGCAGCTTGGCGAGGGCGGCGCGGCGGCCCTTCTCGTCGTCGGCGAGGATCATCTCGCGCATGGCGACGATGCGGTCGCCGTCGAAGAACATGTGCTCGGTGCGGCACAGGCCGATGCCTTCGGCGCCGAACATGCGGGCCTGGCGTGCATCGGCAGGCGTCTCGGCATTGGTGCGCACCTTCATGCGGCGCACCGCATCGGCCCATTCCATCAATTCGGCGAATTCGCCCGACAGCTCGGGCTGCACCATGGCGATGCGTCCGGCCAGCACCTGGCCGGTCGAACCGTCGATGGTGATGACGTCGCCCCGGCGGAAGGTCTTCCCGCCGGCGATCAGCGCCCCCGCCGCGCCGTCGACGCGGATGCCGCCGGCGCCGGAGACGCATGGCTTACCCCATCCGCGCGCCACCACCGCCGCATGCGAGGTCATGCCGCCGAGACGGGTGAGGATGCCGGCCGAGGCCAGCATGCCCCGGATGTCCTCGGGGCTCGTCTCCTGGCGCACCATGATCACCGTCTTGCCGGCCGCCTTGCCGGCCTCGGCCTCCTCCGAGGTGAACACGATCTCCCCCGAGGCCGCGCCGGGCGAGGCCGGCAGGCCGCGGGCGATCTCCACCCGCGCGGCCGTGGGGTCGATGGTGGGATGCAGCAATTGGTCGAGGGCGGCGGGATCGACGCGGCCGATCGCCTCCTCGCGGGTGATCAGCCCTTCCTTGGCCATCTCCACGGCGATGCGCAGGGAAGCCTTGCCGGTGCGCTTGCCCGAGCGGGTCTGCAGCATCCACAGCTTGCCGTCCTCGACGGTGAACTCGATGTCCTGCATGTCGCGGTAATGCTTCTCGAGCCGCTGCGTCACCGCGACGAATTCGGCGAACACGCCCGGCATCGCCTTCTCCATCGACGTCTCGGTCGAGCCGCCGGCCTTCGCCGCCGCCTCGCTGATCGGCTGCGGCGTGCGGATGCCCGCGACCACATCCTCGCCCTGGGCGTTGATCAGGAACTCGCCATACAGCGCATGCTCGCCGGTGGAGGGATTGCGGGTGAAGGCCACGCCGGTGGCGGACGTATCGCCGCGATTGCCGAACACCATGGCCTGCACGTTGACGGCGGTGCCCCAGCTTTCGGGAATGCCGTGCAGGGAGCGGTAGGTGATGGCGCGGGCGTTCATCCACGAGGAGAACACCGCGCCGATCGCACCCCAGAGCTGCTCCTGCGGATCGTCGGGGAAGGGCTTGCCGAGTTCCCGGCTCACCAGCGCCTTGTATTCGCCGACCATGACGCGCCAATCCGCCGCCATCAGGTCGGTGTCGACGACATAGCCCTTGCGTTCCTTGTAGGTGTCGAGGATCTCCTCGAAATGGCCGTGGTCGACGCCGAGCACCACGTCCGAATACATGGTGATGAAGCGCCGGTAGGAATCCCACGCGAAGCGCTCGTCGCGGGAAGCCTCCGCCACGGCGGCGACTGTGGTGTCGTTGAGGCCGAGATTGAGTACGGTGTCCATCATGCCCGGCATCGAGGCGCGGGCACCGGAGCGCACGGAGACGAGCAGCGGGTTGGCCGCGTCGCCGAAGACCTTGCCGGTGATGCGCCCGATCTCGGCGAGCGCGGCTTCGACCTGCGCCTTCAATTCGGAGGGATAGGTGCGGCCATTGGCATAGTACCAGGTGCAGACCTCGGTGGTGACGGTGAAGCCGGGCGGAACCGGCAGGCCGATATTCGACATTTCCGCCAGGTTGGCGCCCTTGCCGCCGAGCAGGTTGCGCATGCCCTGTTCGCCCTCGGCCCTGCCGTCACCGAACCCATAGACCCACTTCGTCATCATGCACCCTCAAGATAAGCCGCTTGCGAGATCCGCGGCGTGCCGGCTTCGGGAACGCGGGCGGCTCATGCCGCGACGCAGATCCGCGATGCCGTTTCGGCCCGCGGAGGCTGTTCACAGGAGCCAGTCGAATTCAATTCGGAAAATATCGGTTCCGATGGCTCGCGCGATAACAAAATATATCGAAGTATGAATTCGATATTGTGTAGCATCGATGATGGTAGCGCTGTCGTACCCCGGCGCCGCGCCGTCCGGATCGTCTTTTCGGAACGAACGCCTCGCGGGGCGGCAAGTCGGGCCGGCAGGGCGGCGCCTGCGGCATCGGGCCGCGCCGCCCGTCGGCGGAAGGTCCTCACGCCAGGCCGCGCCGGCTGTAGCGGGCGATGAACCGCGCCAGATAATCGGCTTCGGCCGAAGCTGCGGACTGGGCATAGAGCCCCACATCGATGCGGACCGGCACCGGAAGACCGGCCGCGCGGTCCAGGATGCGGCAATCCTCCGGTATGGTATCGCAGATCATCGGGCCGATACCGATGCCGACCCGCACGGCGGTCACCATGGCGACCAGCGTCGAGGCCTCGCAGACGATCTTCCACTGGATGTCGCGGTCGGCCAGCGCGGCCATGGCCGCCGTGCGCCAGGGGCACGATTCCTCGAACATGATGATCGGCAGCGACGTCCCCGCGGAAACGGCGATATCGGAGCGCACCACCCACAGCAGTTCCTCGCCCCATACCAGCATCGGCTTGCGGTTGACCTGGGATACGTCGCAGACGACGACATCGAGCTTCTGGTTCTCGAACATCGCCGCCAGGCGCTTGTTCGGCTCGACGATGATGTCGATATCGACCTTCGGATTCTGGTCGCGGAACGCCTTGAGGATGTGGATCAGCCGGGTGGCGGCAAAATCCTCCACTACGCCCAGCCTGACCCGCCCTTCGATCTGGCTGTTCTGCAGGCGCTTGCCGATCTCCTCGTTGAGCGAAAGGATCTCGCGCGCATAGGCCGTCAACAATTGGCCGTCGGCCGTGATGGTGAGCCCCTTGGAGGAGCGCTCGAAGAGCCGGGTGCCGACGAGCCCCTCCAGCTTGCGGATCTGCATGCTCACGGCCGCCTGCGTGCGGCCCAGCGCCGCGGCGGTGCCGTTCACCGTTCCGATCTCGGCCACGGTGAGAAAGGCACGCAAAAGGTAGGGGTCGAAATATATCATTCAATTTCTCTTATAGCGACGTCACCGCCTCGGCCTCAGGACGGTTGCCTGATTTTTGGTCATTCCTCCATGAAATTGAGTAGTTTCGAGTCAATTTCTGCGGTGGACGGAAGAAGGCAGCGGCACGGCCATCGGGCGGCCGTATCATTCATTTTTAATTATACCCCGTCTACATTTTTCGATCTATGTCGGGACGGACCGGAATGGCATCGTCGATCCGCCATGAACCCTGCTTCTCACGCCTGCCGCGAGGCATGCCCTGAGCCGATGTGACGAGACCGATGCCGCTTGAGACTTCCGCCCTCGACCGTCTGCGCGAGCGCTATGCCGATGCCGGAGGCGGCGACATTCACGATCCCCACTTCCGCGAGGTGGCGCGGCGGATATTTCGTGATTCCGAGAGCCGGAAATGGCCCTTCGCCGATCCCGCGACGCTGCTCGACGCGTCCTTCATAGCCGGCGGCCTCAGGCCTGAGATTCTCGCCGCGCTGGATGTCGCCCTTATCGGCGTGCCGATGGATCTCGGCGTCACCAACCGTAACGGCGCCCGCTTCGGGCCGCGGGCGGTGCGGGCGATCGACCGCGTCGGCCCGTATGAGCACGTCCTGCGCACCGCACCGATGGGTGTGCTGCGGGTGGCGGATGTCGGCGACGTGCCGATGCGCAGCCGGTTCAGCCTGAGCGAATGCCACGCCGACATCGAAGCGTGCTACCGCATGATCGCCGAGACGCCCGCCATTCCCCTGTCGGTCGGCGGGGACCATTCGATCACGGGATCGATCTTGATGGGGCTGGGCGCCCGCCGGCCCGTAGGCCTCATTCAGATCGACGCCCATTGCGACACCGCCGGAGCCTATGAGGGATCGAAATTCCATCATGGCGGTCCGTTCCGCGAAGCCGTGCTGGCCGGTGTCCTCGATCCCACGCGCACGGTACAGATCGGCATCCGCGGCGGCGCGGAGTATCTGTGGGAGTTCTCCTACGAATCCGGCATGACGGTGATCCACGCCGAGGAGGTCGTCGAGATGGGCATCCCGGCCGTGATCGAGCGGGCTCGGCGGGTGGTCGGCGACGGCCCGACCTATGTCACCTTCGACGTGGACAGCCTCGACCCCGCCTTCGCACCCGGCACCGGCACGCCGGAGATCGGAGGCTTGCTGCCGCGCGAGGCCCTGCAGCTGCTGCGCGGCTTCGCCGGCCTGGACATCATCGGCGGCGACGTCGTCGAAGTCGCCCCGCAATATGACTCCACGACCAATACGGCGCATATCGCGGCACAGGTGCTTTTCGAGTTGCTGTGCCTCGTCGCGCTCAAGAATGACGGCGGCACGCCGCATCGACCATGAACGATCAGTCTTCAGAAGGGGTATAAAAGATCATGGCTAAATTCGAAGGAAGAGGTTTGTTCGCCGACAGGATCTCGCGGCGCGGCTTCATCAAGACCGGCGCGCTCGTCGGCCTGGGCGTTTCGGCCGGGCTGTCGTTCGACGCCGCCAAGGCGGCCGACGGCGGCGTGCTCAACCTGCTGAGCTGGCCCGGGCACGCCAGCCCCGAGGTCGTCGGCGGCTTCGAGAAGCAGTACAACGTGAAGGTCCAGGCCAAGGAATATACCGGCGGCGAAGAGATGATGGCGCTGCTGCAATCCTCGCCACCCGGTACCTTCGACGTGGTGCTGACCGACGCCGAATATGTGACGATGCTGGCGAAGGCGGGGCAGATCGACGCGCTCGATCCCGCGCAATATCCGCTGAACGACTTCTGGCCGCAGTTCCAGAAATTCCCGCTGCATTGGGAGGGCGGCAAGCTCTACTCGCTGATCAACAGCTTCGGATATCTCGGGCTCGTCTACAACAACACCAAGCTCTCCGCGGAGGAGGCCAAGTCCTACAAGGTGATGTGGGACGGCAAGGTGACGAAGAAGGTCGGCATGTATGATTGGTACCTGCCGAACATGTCGTGCCTGAGCATGTATAACGGCAACCGTCCTCCCTACGACGTCGACAAGGCGAAGTTCGCCAAGCTGAGCGACACGCTGATGTCGCTCTCCCCGCAGATGTCCGGGATCGGGCCGTGGTCGTCGGTGTTCTCCTCGCTGACCAATGGCGAGGCCTGGGTGATGCCGGGGGTTGGCGCCTGGGCGGCTATCCTGCTGCAGAAGAACGGCGTGCCGGTGGTGGCCAGCATTCCCGACGAGGGCGGCGTGCAATGGACCGAATCGCTGTCGATCGTATCGTCCTCGGCCAACAAGGACCTGGCGGTGAAGTTCCTGCAATACCGGGCCTCCTCGGCCGGACAGGTGCAGACCGCGACCAAGTCCTCCTATGTCGCCTCCATGCCGAGCAAGGCCGGCTGGAAGCTGCTGAACGAGACCGATCCCAAGATGGCCGATCTGCTCGAGCACCGCTTCGACAAGCGCAACGTGATGAACGAGATCACCGACGGCAAGATCGAGATCCGCGGCCTGCCGACCCAGCAGACGATCGAGGACTGGACGGACGTGTGGACTCGCTTCAAGAACGCCTGAGATAAAGGCGCGGCAGGCCGTCCAACCGGGTTGGCCTGCCGCGCATCGTCGTTTCCTTCCTCGAGGTGAGATCGCAGATGCCCAGTGAGGCGGCCCGCGCGCCGGCAATTCCCGTCGGCCGGCAAGGAATGTCGCGCGGCCTGTTCGGCGTGATGCTCGCGGCGCCGATGCTGATCTGGCAGGTGCTGCTGTTCGTGGCGCCGCTCTGCTTCCTCGTCATGATGACGTTCTGGAGCGTGCGGAACTACAAGCTCGCCCCGGATTTCACCTTCGCCAATTGGCAGAAGGTGCTTTCGACCGGGTATTTCTGGGATATCTACCTCCGCACGCTCCTCTACGCCCTGCTGGCTGCCGGCATCACCAGCCTCGTGAGCTTTCCCGGTGCGTTCTACCTGTCCTACCGGATTCCGGCTGGCCTGCGCCGGTCCTTTCTGTTCCTGCTGATCACGCCCTATTTCACCAGCTATCTCGTCCGCATCTATTCCTGGAAGATCCTGCTCACCGACCAGGGCCTGATCAATCTCGGGCTCGGTGCGTTGGGGCTCGGTCCGTTCCGCATGTACAGCAACCTGTTCGGCACGACGGTCGGCTACGTCACGCTGTGCTTCCCGCTGGTCCTGCTGATCCAGATGATCAGCCTGTCCAATGTCGACCGCAATCTCATCGAGGCCGCTCACAATCTGGGCTGCGGCCGGTTGCGGACGGTCTTCGAGGTCATCATACCCTCGGCAAAGGTCGGCCTCGTGCTGGCCGCGACCTTCGCCTTCATTCTGTCCTTCGGCGATTTCGTCAGCCCGACCTTGCTCGGCGGCAGCAAGCCGCCGACCCTGAGCATTCTGATGGTGGACACGGTGCGCTCGGGCTCGGACTGGCCGCGCGCCTCGGTGATCGCCATGGTGATGGTGGCGACATTGCTGGCCTGCGGGCTCGGTGCGCTGCGCCTCGCCTATGGCGGCCGGAAGGCAGGCCGGTGATGGCGAACCGTCTCATCGGCTGGGCCTTGCTGGGCTATCTCGCGCTGATCCTCGTCTTCATCCTCGCGCCGATCGTTTCCAGCTTCGTGTTCTCCTTCAACGCCGGGCGCTTCCCGAGCCTGCCCTGGGCGGGCTTCAGTACGCAGTGGTATGCCGCCGTGCTGTCGGATTCGGCCATACGCTCGGGGCTGATCAACAGCCTGATCGTGGCGGCGTGCACCTCCGTCATTGCCACCGCGCTGGGCTTCACCGCGGCCTATACCGACTATCGCTACACTTTCACCGGCAAGTCGATCTATATGGCGGTGGCGATGCTGCCGCCGAACGTGCCGGTCATGATCCTCGGCCTGGCGATGCTGGTCTATCAGAGCGAATTGTCCCTGTCGGGGGCGCTGTATTCGGTCATCATCGCCCACGTCGTCTATTGCGCGCCTTTCGCCATGGCGCTGATCCGCCTGCGCCTGTCGCAGATGGACGCGGATCTGGAGGCGGCGGCGTGGAATCTCGGGGCGAGCCAGGGGCAGGCGATACGGCATGTCATCATACCCTTCACCTTGCCGTCCATTCTCGCGGCGCTCTTCCTGACCATGGCCGTCTCCTTCGACGAGTTCGCCATGGCGTGGTTCGTGTCGGGCTTCCAGGAGACGTTGCCGGTGCGCATTCTCGTGCTGCTGCAACGCGAGGTGAGCCCGCGCGTCAACGCCATCGGCAGCATCGTCTTCCTCGT encodes the following:
- a CDS encoding ABC transporter substrate-binding protein produces the protein MFADRISRRGFIKTGALVGLGVSAGLSFDAAKAADGGVLNLLSWPGHASPEVVGGFEKQYNVKVQAKEYTGGEEMMALLQSSPPGTFDVVLTDAEYVTMLAKAGQIDALDPAQYPLNDFWPQFQKFPLHWEGGKLYSLINSFGYLGLVYNNTKLSAEEAKSYKVMWDGKVTKKVGMYDWYLPNMSCLSMYNGNRPPYDVDKAKFAKLSDTLMSLSPQMSGIGPWSSVFSSLTNGEAWVMPGVGAWAAILLQKNGVPVVASIPDEGGVQWTESLSIVSSSANKDLAVKFLQYRASSAGQVQTATKSSYVASMPSKAGWKLLNETDPKMADLLEHRFDKRNVMNEITDGKIEIRGLPTQQTIEDWTDVWTRFKNA
- a CDS encoding ABC transporter permease, coding for MANRLIGWALLGYLALILVFILAPIVSSFVFSFNAGRFPSLPWAGFSTQWYAAVLSDSAIRSGLINSLIVAACTSVIATALGFTAAYTDYRYTFTGKSIYMAVAMLPPNVPVMILGLAMLVYQSELSLSGALYSVIIAHVVYCAPFAMALIRLRLSQMDADLEAAAWNLGASQGQAIRHVIIPFTLPSILAALFLTMAVSFDEFAMAWFVSGFQETLPVRILVLLQREVSPRVNAIGSIVFLVTIVLAAVALFLSSGRRRDEAAPVPASSQRDAL
- the speB gene encoding agmatinase, with the protein product MPLETSALDRLRERYADAGGGDIHDPHFREVARRIFRDSESRKWPFADPATLLDASFIAGGLRPEILAALDVALIGVPMDLGVTNRNGARFGPRAVRAIDRVGPYEHVLRTAPMGVLRVADVGDVPMRSRFSLSECHADIEACYRMIAETPAIPLSVGGDHSITGSILMGLGARRPVGLIQIDAHCDTAGAYEGSKFHHGGPFREAVLAGVLDPTRTVQIGIRGGAEYLWEFSYESGMTVIHAEEVVEMGIPAVIERARRVVGDGPTYVTFDVDSLDPAFAPGTGTPEIGGLLPREALQLLRGFAGLDIIGGDVVEVAPQYDSTTNTAHIAAQVLFELLCLVALKNDGGTPHRP
- a CDS encoding ABC transporter permease, which gives rise to MPSEAARAPAIPVGRQGMSRGLFGVMLAAPMLIWQVLLFVAPLCFLVMMTFWSVRNYKLAPDFTFANWQKVLSTGYFWDIYLRTLLYALLAAGITSLVSFPGAFYLSYRIPAGLRRSFLFLLITPYFTSYLVRIYSWKILLTDQGLINLGLGALGLGPFRMYSNLFGTTVGYVTLCFPLVLLIQMISLSNVDRNLIEAAHNLGCGRLRTVFEVIIPSAKVGLVLAATFAFILSFGDFVSPTLLGGSKPPTLSILMVDTVRSGSDWPRASVIAMVMVATLLACGLGALRLAYGGRKAGR
- the ppdK gene encoding pyruvate, phosphate dikinase yields the protein MTKWVYGFGDGRAEGEQGMRNLLGGKGANLAEMSNIGLPVPPGFTVTTEVCTWYYANGRTYPSELKAQVEAALAEIGRITGKVFGDAANPLLVSVRSGARASMPGMMDTVLNLGLNDTTVAAVAEASRDERFAWDSYRRFITMYSDVVLGVDHGHFEEILDTYKERKGYVVDTDLMAADWRVMVGEYKALVSRELGKPFPDDPQEQLWGAIGAVFSSWMNARAITYRSLHGIPESWGTAVNVQAMVFGNRGDTSATGVAFTRNPSTGEHALYGEFLINAQGEDVVAGIRTPQPISEAAAKAGGSTETSMEKAMPGVFAEFVAVTQRLEKHYRDMQDIEFTVEDGKLWMLQTRSGKRTGKASLRIAVEMAKEGLITREEAIGRVDPAALDQLLHPTIDPTAARVEIARGLPASPGAASGEIVFTSEEAEAGKAAGKTVIMVRQETSPEDIRGMLASAGILTRLGGMTSHAAVVARGWGKPCVSGAGGIRVDGAAGALIAGGKTFRRGDVITIDGSTGQVLAGRIAMVQPELSGEFAELMEWADAVRRMKVRTNAETPADARQARMFGAEGIGLCRTEHMFFDGDRIVAMREMILADDEKGRRAALAKLLPMQRADFRQLFEIMHGLPVTIRLLDPPLHEFLPHTDEEIEEVAKAMGAPAAKLRARALELHEFNPMLGFRGCRLAIAFPEIAEMQARAIFEAAVEAAVSTGQPVALEVMVPLVATKAELDLVKARIDAMAQAVGKERGETPAYQVGTMIELPRAAIRAGEIAETAEFFSFGTNDLTQTTIGISRDDAASFLGTYVQKGIFAVDPFVSIDQEGVGALVEIGAERGRRQRPGLKLGICGEHGGDPASIAFCERTGLDYVSCSPFRVPIARLAAAQAALARKA
- a CDS encoding LysR substrate-binding domain-containing protein, with the protein product MIYFDPYLLRAFLTVAEIGTVNGTAAALGRTQAAVSMQIRKLEGLVGTRLFERSSKGLTITADGQLLTAYAREILSLNEEIGKRLQNSQIEGRVRLGVVEDFAATRLIHILKAFRDQNPKVDIDIIVEPNKRLAAMFENQKLDVVVCDVSQVNRKPMLVWGEELLWVVRSDIAVSAGTSLPIIMFEESCPWRTAAMAALADRDIQWKIVCEASTLVAMVTAVRVGIGIGPMICDTIPEDCRILDRAAGLPVPVRIDVGLYAQSAASAEADYLARFIARYSRRGLA